One window from the genome of Streptomyces sp. WZ-12 encodes:
- a CDS encoding serine hydrolase, which yields MAALVAAAATLTVLGAAGPASAGTGGDTVDGAKVVCTSDRPGLADALSRDIAGALHGRGGTSALALYDRPSGTDCEFQAGTHFDSASIIKVTVLGALLRQAAEAHRGLTPHEVELTTAMITESDNASTNALWHRIGRAGIQHFLDLAGMRHTVPGADGAWGLTQITANDQLTLMRLLSTDNAVLDPASRGYALDLMRKVAPDQRWGVPAGAPASTTAHLKNGWLPRPQDGWRVHSIGSFDGNGNDYAMAVLSSGNDTMRDGVATVEAAAKVIHRDLAGGGRPPGHDAKIVNQRLTGA from the coding sequence TTGGCCGCCCTGGTGGCCGCCGCGGCGACGCTCACCGTGCTGGGCGCGGCGGGGCCCGCTTCGGCGGGCACCGGCGGCGACACCGTGGACGGCGCCAAGGTCGTCTGCACCTCCGACCGGCCGGGCCTGGCCGACGCCCTCTCCCGTGACATCGCCGGCGCGCTCCACGGGCGCGGCGGCACCTCGGCGCTGGCCCTCTACGACCGCCCCTCCGGGACCGACTGCGAGTTCCAGGCCGGCACCCACTTCGACTCCGCGAGCATCATCAAGGTCACGGTCCTGGGGGCGCTGCTGCGGCAGGCGGCGGAGGCGCACCGCGGGTTGACGCCGCACGAGGTCGAGTTGACCACCGCCATGATCACCGAGTCGGACAACGCCTCGACCAACGCCCTGTGGCACCGGATCGGCCGGGCCGGCATCCAGCACTTCCTGGACCTGGCCGGCATGCGTCACACCGTGCCCGGTGCGGACGGCGCCTGGGGCCTCACCCAGATCACCGCCAACGATCAACTCACCCTGATGCGGCTGCTGTCGACGGACAACGCGGTGCTCGACCCGGCGTCCCGGGGCTACGCACTCGACCTCATGCGGAAGGTCGCCCCGGACCAGCGCTGGGGCGTCCCCGCCGGGGCACCCGCCTCCACGACCGCCCACCTCAAGAACGGCTGGCTGCCGCGCCCCCAGGACGGCTGGCGGGTGCACAGCATCGGCTCGTTCGACGGCAACGGCAACGACTACGCCATGGCCGTCCTCTCCAGCGGCAACGACACCATGCGTGACGGGGTGGCCACCGTGGAGGCGGCCGCCAAGGTCATCCACCGGGACCTGGCCGGCGGCGGTCGGCCACCGGGGCACGACGCGAAAATCGTCAACCAACGGTTGACGGGTGCCTGA
- a CDS encoding Clp protease N-terminal domain-containing protein: protein MTEPVGMTHPVRLDDLIEAIKKNRSDVLEQLSDAVLTADHLGEVADHLIGHFVDQARRSGASWTDIGQSMGVSKQAAQKRFVPKGPAGGSDFDVSQGFNRYTDRARNVVVAAQNEAHEAGNTEIRPEHLVLGLLREPEGLAFRALVAQGVTAEALREAATATLPPAVDTLPALTPFDVQSRKALELTFREALLLGHNYVGTEHLLLALLELENGSGPLTGLGVNKAAAEAFIGKELAAILAARQ, encoded by the coding sequence ATGACGGAACCCGTAGGCATGACGCATCCCGTTCGCCTCGACGATCTGATCGAGGCCATCAAGAAGAACCGCTCGGACGTACTGGAGCAGCTCTCCGACGCCGTGCTGACGGCGGATCACCTCGGCGAGGTGGCGGACCACCTCATCGGGCACTTCGTGGACCAGGCCCGCCGCTCGGGCGCGTCCTGGACCGACATCGGCCAGAGCATGGGCGTCAGCAAGCAGGCCGCGCAGAAGCGCTTCGTCCCCAAGGGACCGGCCGGCGGCTCCGACTTCGACGTCAGTCAGGGCTTCAACCGGTACACCGACCGGGCCCGGAACGTGGTGGTGGCCGCGCAGAACGAGGCCCACGAGGCCGGCAACACCGAGATCCGCCCCGAGCACCTGGTGCTCGGGCTGCTCCGCGAGCCCGAGGGGCTGGCGTTCCGGGCCCTGGTCGCGCAGGGCGTGACCGCCGAGGCGCTGCGCGAGGCGGCGACCGCGACGCTGCCGCCCGCGGTCGACACGCTGCCCGCCCTCACGCCGTTCGACGTCCAGTCCCGCAAGGCGCTCGAACTCACCTTCCGCGAGGCCCTGCTCCTGGGCCACAACTACGTCGGCACCGAGCATCTGCTGCTGGCGCTGCTGGAGTTGGAGAACGGCTCCGGTCCGCTCACCGGTCTCGGCGTCAACAAGGCGGCCGCCGAGGCGTTCATCGGCAAGGAGTTGGCCGCGATCCTCGCCGCCCGGCAGTAG